In Erpetoichthys calabaricus chromosome 2, fErpCal1.3, whole genome shotgun sequence, a genomic segment contains:
- the tssc4 gene encoding protein TSSC4 — MNDGKGNTQDAEIFPRENIEGILPDSISLSDSDSEDTTPNYGAEVENSSSDSSDGECLASDQALSKSGSAERVKKPFQLQGTSIGFSFRSKNIFDGLESAAKIKVPSLGDDNVVDGPFVRPLLPQAKKNTEPKYSHSVPDYVTHPERWTKYSLEGVSETSCRKNAMVAHEFIESLQKRQAPGDDPQSLPSSFKKDHHCASGSRVIFSKRSKPPVNTEKEDEKESESRKSDHGRDDSKKKVELLHIENQQEESMHGSVERSQPELEIRKRKAEDEMAVETVGFHLGRKMNRKNIRRQESEEDED; from the coding sequence ATGAATGATGGAAAAGGTAACACTCAAGATGCGGAAATTTTTCCTAGGGAGAACATTGAAGGCATTCTCCCAGACTCCATTTCCCTGAGTGACTCTGATTCAGAGGACACTACTCCAAACTATGGTGCAGAAGTGGAGAACTCCTCCTCTGATTCTTCAGATGGGGAATGCTTGGCTAGTGACCAAGCACTGTCCAAATCAGGCTCTGCTGAGAGAGTGAAGAAGCCTTTTCAATTACAAGGCACCAGTATCGGATTCTCCTTTCGCAGCAAAAACATATTTGATGGTTTAGAAAGTGCTGCAAAGATCAAAGTTCCCTCACTGGGAGATGACAATGTTGTTGATGGTCCTTTTGTACGTCCACTTTTACCCCAGGCTAAAAAAAATACGGAACCGAAATATTCTCATTCAGTTCCGGATTATGTTACACACCCAGAACGGTGGACCAAGTATAGTCTAGAAGGTGTCTCAGAAACCTCTTGCAGGAAAAATGCTATGGTAGCCCATGAGTTTATTGAAAGTCTCCAGAAGAGACAAGCTCCAGGTGATGATCCTCAGTCACTACcttcttcatttaaaaaagatCATCATTGTGCATCTGGTTCAAGGGTCATCTTTTCCAAACGCAGTAAACCCCCTGTTAACACTGAGAAAGAAGATGAGAAAGAAAGTGAATCTAGGAAGTCTGACCATGGTAGAGATGATTCAAAGAAGAAGGTTGAATTGCTGCATATAGAAAATCAACAGGAGGAGAGCATGCATGGCAGTGTGGAGAGAAGTCAGCCAGAACTGGAAATAAGGAAGAGGAAGGCTGAAGATGAAATGGCAGTGGAAACAGTGGGATTTCATTTGGGccgaaaaatgaacagaaaaaacattagAAGACAGGAAtctgaagaggatgaagactag